The Colletes latitarsis isolate SP2378_abdomen chromosome 1, iyColLati1, whole genome shotgun sequence genome has a segment encoding these proteins:
- the LOC143343334 gene encoding uncharacterized protein LOC143343334 isoform X1, whose protein sequence is MTDRNENVLCEREDGSNGDTVSYKSARNWNNNDIRSNGSANVIKKDELSTKDQSYCQKSDNHQRDQKNSNYRGLKKAPIVGWQNGSPTVFPSTPCLTPDPDTVDAIDFSRSHSIASSTKSSGICQDSGNTEDLSSLADEKLLQSTPARTIDRSVESLSPDKDTFLTTSPEIGRSKDLSLGDDLEDKIDLLSPGTDCTEDRLPATPIDNSYLTSPNLTIGPSPTNKSDLDYQAAHPFEKSVEAVDRNKNLESKAIITSNPGYREDDSRDSIDSDSALDLEDETTTAIKDTEGKPKVPDGGWGWVVVLASLVISMIADGVSFSFGLLYIEFLHEFGASKSKTAWIGSLFMAVPLLSGPIMSALVDRYGCRSMTIVGGLISGFGFVLSCFSNTIEVMYLTFGVIAGLGLGLCYVTAVVSIAYWFDKKRTLAVGLGACGTGIGTFVYAPMTTFFIEEYGWRGTCLLLAGTFFNMIVCGAVMRDPEWWVLEQQKQNGTTPKKSITKSECDRSTGSPVDDFPGVEELRRMLKNDHAPEYLLQILSTTTEDPHEANGDIKFRSVVNLPTFVKHNEKVPVEVLELLSSNPRLYKVILENYPNLLACRSCSDKNLHNSVGEIGNKGVVTMSMRIKQANDEPKGDDSHVANNVHSGSVSGSIKNHVTRKISKKESEEANPLLGKEFEHAMAEGRKTKSVSKQRIGELNCGIVRTDSLPWLRRQFNTNTHYFKDIRVHRNSVMYRGAALNLHKYRLRASSCPDIYRNSMTTLAKENEEKWYGELLDLLKGMMDFSMFLELHFLLLSLSTILLFTWFIVPYFYLAEHLTRNSYSESDAANLLSIIGITNTIGMIGLGWAGDQPWMNVSKTYTWCLVACGIATILMSILTPYYNLLMATSAAFGLFFASSFSFTPVILVELIPLERFTTAYGLSLLCQGIGNLLGPPLAGWLFDVTNSWDLSFHMAGGWIILSGLLVGLIPYTKNRKIWGKGPMEMDRDKDCLA, encoded by the exons ATGACCGATAGAAACGAAAATGTTCTGTGCGAAAGGGAGGATGGATCGAACGGGGATACTGTTTCGTATAAATCTGCACGGAATTGGAACAACAACGATATTCGTAGCAACGGTTCGGCGAACGTAATCAAAAAGGACGAATTGAGCACGAAGGATCAGAGCTATTGTCAAAAGTCGGACAATCATCAGAGGGatcaaaaaaattcaaattatcGAGGATTGAAGAAAGCTCCTATCGTCGGCTGGCAAAATGGAAGTCCCACCGTATTTCCGAGCACGCCGTGCCTCACGCCCGATCCAGACACCGTCGACGCGATCGATTTCTCTCGTTCCCACAGCATCGCCTCGTCCACGAAAAGTTCCGGGATCTGTCAGGACTCTGGGAACACCGAGGACCTCAGTAGCCTGGCCGACGAGAAATTGCTTCAATCCACGCCTGCCCGCACCATCGACAGAAGCGTGGAGTCCTTGTCGCCCGACAAAGACACCTTCTTAACTACCTCCCCAGAAATAGGCAGAAGCAAGGACCTCAGTTTGGGGGACGATCTGGAGGATAAGATCGATTTACTGAGTCCTGGAACCGACTGTACCGAGGACAGGTTACCGGCCACGCCTATCGATAACAGCTACTTGACCTCGCCGAATCTTACAATAGGACCCAGCCCTACCAATAAAAGCGATTTGGACTACCAAGCGGCACACCCGTTCGAGAAAAGCGTCGAAGCggtcgatcgaaacaagaatcTCGAATCGAAAGCGATAATTACGTCGAACCCGGGTTACCGCGAGGACGACTCGAGGGATTCCATCGATTCCGACAGCGCCTTGGACTTGGAAGACGAAACGACAACGGCGATCAAAGATACGGAAGGGAAGCCCAAAGTACCCGACGGCGGGTGGGGCTGGGTGGTCGTGCTGGCGTCCTTGGTAATTTCTATGATAGCGGACGGGGTCTCGTTCAGTTTTGGCCTCCTGTACATCGAGTTCCTTCACGAGTTCGGCGCGTCCAAGTCGAAGACGGCGTGGATCGGCTCGTTGTTCATGGCGGTACCGCTGCTGTCGGGCCCCATCATGTCTGCTCTCGTCGATCGTTACGGATGCAGGAGCATGACCATAGTCGGTGGCCTGATATCGGGGTTCGGATTCGTGTTGAGCTGCTTCAGCAACACCATCGAGGTAATGTACTTGACTTTCGGAGTCATAgcgggtctaggtctgggtctgTGCTACGTCACTGCGGTCGTGAGCATCGCTTATTGGTTCGACAAGAAGCGAACGTTAGCTGTAGGTCTCGGTGCCTGCGGCACCGGTATCGGGACGTTCGTCTACGCGCCTATGACGACGTTTTTCATCGAGGAGTACGGCTGGCGCGGCACCTGCCTGCTTCTAGCGGGCACCTTCTTCAACATGATCGTTTGCGGGGCGGTGATGCGCGATCCCGAATGGTGGGTCCTGGAGCAGCAAAAACAAAACGGGACGACACCGAAAAAATCCATCACCAAGTCCGAGTGCGACAGGTCCACCGGGAGTCCCGTGGACGACTTTCCTGGGGTCGAGGAGCTCAGGAGGATGCTAAAGAACGACCATGCGCCCGAGTATTTGTTACAGATTCTCAGCACCACCACGGAGGATCCCCACGAAGCGAATGGCGACATTAAGTTCAGGAGCGTCGTTAATCTGCCCACTTTCGTCAAGCACAACGAGAAG GTGCCCGTGGAGGTATTGGAGCTACTTTCCAGTAATCCGAGGCTGTACAAGGTCATTTTGGAGAACTATCCCAATCTTCTAGCATGTAGAAGCTGTTCGGATAAAAATCTACACAATTCCGTAGGAGAAATTGGCAACAAGGGCGTCGTCACAATGTCAATGAG GATCAAGCAAGCGAACGACGAACCGAAGGGTGACGATTCGCACGTAGCAAACAACGTCCACTCAGGATCTGTGTCTGGTTCCATAAAAAATCACGTAACTAGAAAGATATCTAAAAAAGAATCCGAAGAGGCTAATCCCTTATTAGGCAAAGAGTTTGAACATGCA ATGGCTGAAGGGCGAAAAACAAAATCGGTGTCTAAACAACGGATTGGAGAACTAAACTGTGGTATCGTCAGAACGGACTCGCTTCCGTGGTTGAGGAGACAATTTAATACAAACACTCACTATTTCAAAGACATCCGAGTTCACAGAAACTCTGTCATGTACCGAGGTGCTGCCCTAAACTTGCACAAGTATAGATTAAGGGCCAGTAGCTGTCCCGATATTTATAGGAATAGTATGACTACATTGGCAAAAGAAAATGAAGAG AAGTGGTATGGCGAGCTGTTGGACTTACTGAAGGGTATGATGGATTTCTCAATGTTCCTGGAACTACACTTTTTATTGTTATCGCTGTCAACGATCTTGTTGTTTACTTGGTTTATCGTGCCTTATTTTTATCTCGCCGAACACCTTACTAGAAACAGTTATTCCGAATCTGACGCTGCGAATCTCCTTAGTATTATTGGCATCACCAATACGATAGGAATG ATTGGTCTTGGTTGGGCTGGAGATCAACCCTGGATGAACGTTAGTAAAACGTACACTTGGTGTCTAGTCGCTTGTGGTATAGCAACAATTCTAATGTCGATATTAACTCCTTATTACAACCTGTTGATGGCCACTTCAGCGGCATTCGGTCTCTTTTTCGCGAGTAGCTTTAGTTTCACGCCGGTTATACTCGTGGAGTTGATACCTTTGGAAAGATTCACTACTGCCTACGGCCTTAGTTTGTTATGTCAAGGTATTGGAAATCTTCTTGGTCCACCACTGGCTGGCTGGTTATTCGATGTAACGAACTCGTGGGATTTGTCTTTCCACATGGCTGGTGGTTGGATCATCCTCTCTGGACTTTTGGTAGGACTAATCCCTTACACGAAGAATAGAAAGATTTGGGGCAAAGGTCCGATGGAGATGGACCGTGACAAGGATTGTTTAGCTTAA
- the LOC143343334 gene encoding monocarboxylate transporter 14 isoform X2, with amino-acid sequence MTDRNENVLCEREDGSNGDTVSYKSARNWNNNDIRSNGSANVIKKDELSTKDQSYCQKSDNHQRDQKNSNYRGLKKAPIVGWQNGSPTVFPSTPCLTPDPDTVDAIDFSRSHSIASSTKSSGICQDSGNTEDLSSLADEKLLQSTPARTIDRSVESLSPDKDTFLTTSPEIGRSKDLSLGDDLEDKIDLLSPGTDCTEDRLPATPIDNSYLTSPNLTIGPSPTNKSDLDYQAAHPFEKSVEAVDRNKNLESKAIITSNPGYREDDSRDSIDSDSALDLEDETTTAIKDTEGKPKVPDGGWGWVVVLASLVISMIADGVSFSFGLLYIEFLHEFGASKSKTAWIGSLFMAVPLLSGPIMSALVDRYGCRSMTIVGGLISGFGFVLSCFSNTIEVMYLTFGVIAGLGLGLCYVTAVVSIAYWFDKKRTLAVGLGACGTGIGTFVYAPMTTFFIEEYGWRGTCLLLAGTFFNMIVCGAVMRDPEWWVLEQQKQNGTTPKKSITKSECDRSTGSPVDDFPGVEELRRMLKNDHAPEYLLQILSTTTEDPHEANGDIKFRSVVNLPTFVKHNEKVPVEVLELLSSNPRLYKVILENYPNLLACRSCSDKNLHNSVGEIGNKGVVTMSMRIKQANDEPKGDDSHVANNVHSGSVSGSIKNHMAEGRKTKSVSKQRIGELNCGIVRTDSLPWLRRQFNTNTHYFKDIRVHRNSVMYRGAALNLHKYRLRASSCPDIYRNSMTTLAKENEEKWYGELLDLLKGMMDFSMFLELHFLLLSLSTILLFTWFIVPYFYLAEHLTRNSYSESDAANLLSIIGITNTIGMIGLGWAGDQPWMNVSKTYTWCLVACGIATILMSILTPYYNLLMATSAAFGLFFASSFSFTPVILVELIPLERFTTAYGLSLLCQGIGNLLGPPLAGWLFDVTNSWDLSFHMAGGWIILSGLLVGLIPYTKNRKIWGKGPMEMDRDKDCLA; translated from the exons ATGACCGATAGAAACGAAAATGTTCTGTGCGAAAGGGAGGATGGATCGAACGGGGATACTGTTTCGTATAAATCTGCACGGAATTGGAACAACAACGATATTCGTAGCAACGGTTCGGCGAACGTAATCAAAAAGGACGAATTGAGCACGAAGGATCAGAGCTATTGTCAAAAGTCGGACAATCATCAGAGGGatcaaaaaaattcaaattatcGAGGATTGAAGAAAGCTCCTATCGTCGGCTGGCAAAATGGAAGTCCCACCGTATTTCCGAGCACGCCGTGCCTCACGCCCGATCCAGACACCGTCGACGCGATCGATTTCTCTCGTTCCCACAGCATCGCCTCGTCCACGAAAAGTTCCGGGATCTGTCAGGACTCTGGGAACACCGAGGACCTCAGTAGCCTGGCCGACGAGAAATTGCTTCAATCCACGCCTGCCCGCACCATCGACAGAAGCGTGGAGTCCTTGTCGCCCGACAAAGACACCTTCTTAACTACCTCCCCAGAAATAGGCAGAAGCAAGGACCTCAGTTTGGGGGACGATCTGGAGGATAAGATCGATTTACTGAGTCCTGGAACCGACTGTACCGAGGACAGGTTACCGGCCACGCCTATCGATAACAGCTACTTGACCTCGCCGAATCTTACAATAGGACCCAGCCCTACCAATAAAAGCGATTTGGACTACCAAGCGGCACACCCGTTCGAGAAAAGCGTCGAAGCggtcgatcgaaacaagaatcTCGAATCGAAAGCGATAATTACGTCGAACCCGGGTTACCGCGAGGACGACTCGAGGGATTCCATCGATTCCGACAGCGCCTTGGACTTGGAAGACGAAACGACAACGGCGATCAAAGATACGGAAGGGAAGCCCAAAGTACCCGACGGCGGGTGGGGCTGGGTGGTCGTGCTGGCGTCCTTGGTAATTTCTATGATAGCGGACGGGGTCTCGTTCAGTTTTGGCCTCCTGTACATCGAGTTCCTTCACGAGTTCGGCGCGTCCAAGTCGAAGACGGCGTGGATCGGCTCGTTGTTCATGGCGGTACCGCTGCTGTCGGGCCCCATCATGTCTGCTCTCGTCGATCGTTACGGATGCAGGAGCATGACCATAGTCGGTGGCCTGATATCGGGGTTCGGATTCGTGTTGAGCTGCTTCAGCAACACCATCGAGGTAATGTACTTGACTTTCGGAGTCATAgcgggtctaggtctgggtctgTGCTACGTCACTGCGGTCGTGAGCATCGCTTATTGGTTCGACAAGAAGCGAACGTTAGCTGTAGGTCTCGGTGCCTGCGGCACCGGTATCGGGACGTTCGTCTACGCGCCTATGACGACGTTTTTCATCGAGGAGTACGGCTGGCGCGGCACCTGCCTGCTTCTAGCGGGCACCTTCTTCAACATGATCGTTTGCGGGGCGGTGATGCGCGATCCCGAATGGTGGGTCCTGGAGCAGCAAAAACAAAACGGGACGACACCGAAAAAATCCATCACCAAGTCCGAGTGCGACAGGTCCACCGGGAGTCCCGTGGACGACTTTCCTGGGGTCGAGGAGCTCAGGAGGATGCTAAAGAACGACCATGCGCCCGAGTATTTGTTACAGATTCTCAGCACCACCACGGAGGATCCCCACGAAGCGAATGGCGACATTAAGTTCAGGAGCGTCGTTAATCTGCCCACTTTCGTCAAGCACAACGAGAAG GTGCCCGTGGAGGTATTGGAGCTACTTTCCAGTAATCCGAGGCTGTACAAGGTCATTTTGGAGAACTATCCCAATCTTCTAGCATGTAGAAGCTGTTCGGATAAAAATCTACACAATTCCGTAGGAGAAATTGGCAACAAGGGCGTCGTCACAATGTCAATGAG GATCAAGCAAGCGAACGACGAACCGAAGGGTGACGATTCGCACGTAGCAAACAACGTCCACTCAGGATCTGTGTCTGGTTCCATAAAAAATCAC ATGGCTGAAGGGCGAAAAACAAAATCGGTGTCTAAACAACGGATTGGAGAACTAAACTGTGGTATCGTCAGAACGGACTCGCTTCCGTGGTTGAGGAGACAATTTAATACAAACACTCACTATTTCAAAGACATCCGAGTTCACAGAAACTCTGTCATGTACCGAGGTGCTGCCCTAAACTTGCACAAGTATAGATTAAGGGCCAGTAGCTGTCCCGATATTTATAGGAATAGTATGACTACATTGGCAAAAGAAAATGAAGAG AAGTGGTATGGCGAGCTGTTGGACTTACTGAAGGGTATGATGGATTTCTCAATGTTCCTGGAACTACACTTTTTATTGTTATCGCTGTCAACGATCTTGTTGTTTACTTGGTTTATCGTGCCTTATTTTTATCTCGCCGAACACCTTACTAGAAACAGTTATTCCGAATCTGACGCTGCGAATCTCCTTAGTATTATTGGCATCACCAATACGATAGGAATG ATTGGTCTTGGTTGGGCTGGAGATCAACCCTGGATGAACGTTAGTAAAACGTACACTTGGTGTCTAGTCGCTTGTGGTATAGCAACAATTCTAATGTCGATATTAACTCCTTATTACAACCTGTTGATGGCCACTTCAGCGGCATTCGGTCTCTTTTTCGCGAGTAGCTTTAGTTTCACGCCGGTTATACTCGTGGAGTTGATACCTTTGGAAAGATTCACTACTGCCTACGGCCTTAGTTTGTTATGTCAAGGTATTGGAAATCTTCTTGGTCCACCACTGGCTGGCTGGTTATTCGATGTAACGAACTCGTGGGATTTGTCTTTCCACATGGCTGGTGGTTGGATCATCCTCTCTGGACTTTTGGTAGGACTAATCCCTTACACGAAGAATAGAAAGATTTGGGGCAAAGGTCCGATGGAGATGGACCGTGACAAGGATTGTTTAGCTTAA